The stretch of DNA taaaaaaatatctttcgatattttaaattattatattactattaacAATTGTACGTTTATATAAATACCTAATAAAACTATCGCCCTTTACATAATCTAATCTGCCTAGTCCGCCAAGAAATATCGTTTCATTTGTGTGTAGAACGAAAGTTCTAGGCGAGATTATTCTCTTCGGCAAAACTGACAAAAGTTCCTCCATAGTCAGCAAATCTAACACTTGATCTGGGTGAATGGTACCGGGAGTGTCATAACACCAGCGACTGTATTTGTactcctttttattttcatcaaattcAACTTTTTGCCTCTTATATCCTTCTACCAGAAATGGATTATTCTTTATTTCAGATcgagattttaattgaaatgttCTGCCAACATGacctataaaaaaatataaaattaatatattttaaaaataaaaataaattaaaaaaaaaacatgtatcAACAGAAGTGTaaaggatttttaattacacaaagAGTTGCATGTGTGATAATTTTGTGCTCGACAAACACACACAGACATACCTTGCAATGTGACGTATTTCAAATTACGTGTTTCTTTAAACTGATTGATTCGAAATTGTTGTTCAGCTTGTTTGTACTTTTGTTCCTTTTTCAATCGTAACATCCTCAAGTAAAGTCGCCACTTGTGAGGATTTAAAATAGGAAATTTCAACAAGTTTAATGTTGTGCCCGGCCAATGAGAAATAGTTGCACGCGGTATGAGATCTACAGCCTGTACTTTGCAGTAATCAGACTGCAGAAGCGCATTAAACATCGAGGATTTACCGACGTTCGTGCAACCGATTAAATAAACATCTcctaaattacaattataacaaatataaaatatgaagtATATTTTGTCTTACTAAACGATTTCTAATAATGTCGAATTCTTACCTTTATAATCCCAAATGgtgtgtaatttatttataagttcCTCTATACCATAGCCAGTTTTTGTAGATGTTAGTGCTATATGTTTGATACTTTCTTTGTTAATTCCCATGCTTTCTACAGCTTTGGAcagacaatttttaatatgaataaaGAACTTGGGCGAATCTTGAGGCAACAAATCGATTTTATTCCCCACGACAAATACTGGCGTCAAAGGATGCAGTACGCTACTTATTTGAGGCCATATGCTGCATGGAAAATCCGTAAGATCGACCATTAAAATAACGGCGCACTGCTTCGTTTTAATCACTTTCAAAAGTTCCGGATATTCGTCCGCGGATACTTTTACTTCCAACGTGGTATTGTAATACCGCAAAAAGTGACATCTCTGACAAATCATAGTTTGCAAGTcctgcttcttcttcttttcaaACAGTTCCGAGGGCATGTAACCTGGCAGGGCTTGATCTTTACAGTGCAGTAAAGCCCCGCATCCACCACACGGAACAGAACTAACATCAGAATTTGGATTTGGAGTTCCATAATTGTTAAGCCAGGTTCCATTCTGATCAGAAGCGTCGTTATACTGCTCGACGTCCACCATCCAGTTGCGTGGAACATTCGAGGACGGGGAATCTTTCTCATTGTGTGACGCATCTACGTcaagttcttttaaatattcatcgaACGTCagcttttcttttcctaaaGCTGCACTGCAAGcggttaaatatttttcatacaGACTTATATATTTGTCGTTTAATGATATTGTACTTTTAGCAAGATTACTGGTGTTGGGCTCATTTGGGGATTCATTTACATTACTATACGAATCTGTACTTGCGTATGGCATGTGTACAGGTTTTGCCGGCACATCTACAGTCGTATGTTTCTCCAAGTGCTCAAAATCCTTCTCGTCATCGTTTTCATTGATCCTCGTGTCTAGAATTACGCTGTAGACAGATTCGTTTATAAGCCTGCTAGTTTTCTCCTTCTTCTTACCATattcgatcttttttttcaataaataacgTTTCAAGTAACCCATTTTTACTTTAGAGTAATCCAAGTAGtcgcaatataataatttttctcgcaGTGCCACGATTCTTGGATCGAAGGATGAATGAACGGAATTTATCTCCGTGTCGCATTTTGTTGAATAATTAAGGACTTGAGGCAGCTGGTACGTACCGCGAGAAAATCTCAAACAATTCGTATTTACTACGTGCGTCTTCGATACGCAATACTTGGCGATggtaatcaaattaatattatttacgttgTTTAAAGGCAAAATCGTGTAAATGTTGTACGTACGCAGCATGTCgccaattatttaataaagttggCGCCGCTTGCATTGAGTACGTGGTGGCTGGTAGTAAAAGTCGGCAAACCTGAAACAGTTTTAGGTTAGAATAGAAGTTCGAATAGAAGGTGGGTGAGCGTTATGATACCTTACCTTTCTTACGTCTACAATTCCCGTAGTAAGCGATAAAACAAGGAGGTTTAAAAGCTCATTTCCTATAAGGTATGTAATTACGACCTTATGAATTCGAGATACTGTCACTAATTACCTTTGCGTATCACCCGGCACTTACTCGATGGTAACAGAAATGGTAAAACAGAGCGACGCTCTGAATTGTGAACGACCGATATCCATGGCGcattagttatattttttttaaaggcaGCTGTAATGTTTAAAACTTTGTTGCATTTCTTATTCGAAACTTGCTAGTTTTCAAAGCCAGTTTTCAATTTTGTAAagctaatttaaaaaatagtgcAAGCTACACAAAGGTAATAAAACAagtgatattattaaaattgtattctCGATAAAAACcaaattatttctaaagtAGATCTTAACCTAAAATTACGTGAATTAGGATcatttgaaaaatagcgcacgcgaaacgtgcgcatggtttgttttagtaataagaaaaagaaaaattaactctCGACAATTAATAACGGCGCTGCATATGATAATTCTGTTATTGATAGCACGCGATTATTTAACTTACGCCTTTTGTAAATAGATGACggcattatttaatttttcttctttcaaaaaaaaaactaaacgTAGCTGAAATGcacgaggaataaaaaaacatcttTGAATTTCTAACTAACaacatgtaattattttttaatagtattaaaaaattattttgcaagcAAATGACTGTAAAATAAAGTTCAATTTCTTGTTacttaaataatgtaaaaaagaatgtaattagcaaaagttatacatataatacagaTTTTGCTAAgtgataaaattaacgtgAGTAATGCAACGCGCAGGAAATAATGATATCATTGCACAGCGCgacataataaatattagtGAGATCGTTAAAGGCTCCGTTCGATCTCGTCGTTAACGTCACgttgagaaataaataacgcggtCCAAGTAGCAACGATGGTTTCCCTTAAATCACCCCCGTGGCTTTCCTGTATTGACCGAAGTGTTCTAGATACTGCTGTATCGTGTCCATCGGCTGATAAATTTCGTTCATTCGGTTCTGCAaggtttataataaaaaaaattaattgtattttattgtaaaaaaatttaatttaattaattttacgctgCTTTCTCTTTTCTAGCTAGAGTACTCACCTGTAGATACTGAGGTGCTTGGTTGGACACAGTGGAGCCTAGGAATCCTTGCAGAAACTCGCGTATGAGTTCCCACGCGCTTGCTGGCACGACGCACGGTCTGTATTCGACCTGAAaaaccgcaaaaaaaaagaaaaaaaaaaagaaagaaattaaatataaataaaagtcacAGGATTACATCTTGCTTTTGCAGCATGTCCAGCCGACGTTGGGTCGCGCGATATCGCTAATTCTTATCAGCGAATGACGACGGACGCTCGCGAGCAGCTCGCGAGGTTTGCGGACTTTACGACCTCGAAGACGGGACATTCACGACGTGGGCCTCGTCTCTCTCCTGTAATCCGACTTACAAGCGCGTGTTGATGGGGCGAGTTGTGGGAGGAAACGGAATGGATGTGTAATCAAGAGATCTGGCGCAACGAAAGCGAACCGTCGTGAACGATGGAGAAACGACGCATAATTATGATAATCCGCTTGAAGCCACCGTATAGCCATAAGCGAGCAGAGACGACGACGTGACGCGGACTCTTATTCGGATTGAAAATGTCAATCCTTGGAAACGTCAAGAGTTCGGTTTCACACACGTCGATGGATACTATCGGGCGTTTAAAAAACGCCTGGATTGTCATGTTCGGAGATATGCACGACGGTATCGATTTTAGGACATTGGTCTCTTGTcctgttttcaattttttttttttctctctctctctctctttctatttctccGCGGCTGTGTTAAAGAAGCTCGGGCTAAAAGTTAATATCGCCTTCGTTGCGAAATTGGTACTTCGGCCGAGCAATACGATAAGCGGAATGAAGCTGGAAAAATGGGAACGAGAAGATTCGCCGgagaaaagaaggagagagcgGGAGAGAGCTCGCAAAAATTTGCTCGATagttttaaatctaaaaatccAATTTCGCGAATTTGTCGGGACGATAAACCTCTCGCGCGATCGTTATTCTCTACATTTTGCAGGAGGGAAAGTATTGATCCGCGGATACGACGAGCGATAACGCAGATATTTACGTGCAAAAAccgccgctttttttttccctccagTAAAAAAATCGACGAGGCGGACGAATCCGTTTAATTTCCTTCAGTCGTCACGTCATCCAGTTGACTCGTCCGTGCTCCTCGGATGAAACTTCGAATTCCCGAGATTATTCCTCGGAACCCGGCAACGCCAATTAAACTGAAAATCCACGGAATTCGCCGGCAATTCGACCGTGTATGGCCGCATAGCGGTTGGAAATCACGGACGAGATGGCATTATTCCGAACCATACCGGCGAACATTCAACGGCGCGGTGAATTTC from Cardiocondyla obscurior isolate alpha-2009 linkage group LG04, Cobs3.1, whole genome shotgun sequence encodes:
- the LOC139101662 gene encoding nitric oxide-associated protein 1, whose amino-acid sequence is MLRTYNIYTILPLNNVNNINLITIAKYCVSKTHVVNTNCLRFSRGTYQLPQVLNYSTKCDTEINSVHSSFDPRIVALREKLLYCDYLDYSKVKMGYLKRYLLKKKIEYGKKKEKTSRLINESVYSVILDTRINENDDEKDFEHLEKHTTVDVPAKPVHMPYASTDSYSNVNESPNEPNTSNLAKSTISLNDKYISLYEKYLTACSAALGKEKLTFDEYLKELDVDASHNEKDSPSSNVPRNWMVDVEQYNDASDQNGTWLNNYGTPNPNSDVSSVPCGGCGALLHCKDQALPGYMPSELFEKKKKQDLQTMICQRCHFLRYYNTTLEVKVSADEYPELLKVIKTKQCAVILMVDLTDFPCSIWPQISSVLHPLTPVFVVGNKIDLLPQDSPKFFIHIKNCLSKAVESMGINKESIKHIALTSTKTGYGIEELINKLHTIWDYKGDVYLIGCTNVGKSSMFNALLQSDYCKVQAVDLIPRATISHWPGTTLNLLKFPILNPHKWRLYLRMLRLKKEQKYKQAEQQFRINQFKETRNLKYVTLQGHVGRTFQLKSRSEIKNNPFLVEGYKRQKVEFDENKKEYKYSRWCYDTPGTIHPDQVLDLLTMEELLSVLPKRIISPRTFVLHTNETIFLGGLGRLDYVKGDSFIRCTIFSSNELPITITRSEDADSVYNKLLKTEAFVVPENNPDRLKQWPALKSKDMEITGVGKNESVADVVLSSAGWIAITAEEAECVLLKAWSPQGRGLHLRTPALLKKSVILRGSRILNTPTYKSGRQAYIN